In one window of Bdellovibrio bacteriovorus W DNA:
- a CDS encoding hypothetical protein (COG0248 Exopolyphosphatase) — protein MRVAALDLGSNTFLCLIADISENGEFTVVEDRSEVVRLGQDVDKSGEFHPDALSRARACLSEFKKVIDAKNVDHVLAAATSAARDAKNGHELFAIGNDLGIPIEIIPGDDEARVSFQGATLGLSPKHRRMIIDIGGGSTELIVGKDQRIEEKISFDIGGVRLTERFITQQPVPLVDQKNLEEYIQTTTERYLQKLQTIEIEEVIAVAGTPTSIAAIELGGFDAMKIDSYDFPVERLDYWKNIFATTTVEEKKTRYQLGGRADIIFAGTAILSAVLHNLKMKSFRVSTKGVRYGVAMEIFRRFKV, from the coding sequence ATGAGAGTCGCAGCCCTTGATCTTGGATCAAATACATTTCTTTGCCTGATAGCGGATATCTCAGAGAACGGTGAATTCACTGTTGTTGAAGATAGATCTGAAGTCGTTAGACTAGGGCAAGATGTGGATAAGTCTGGGGAGTTTCATCCAGACGCTCTTTCAAGAGCAAGGGCCTGTCTTTCAGAATTCAAAAAAGTCATTGATGCAAAGAATGTGGATCATGTCCTAGCGGCTGCTACTTCAGCGGCTAGGGATGCGAAAAATGGCCACGAGCTATTTGCCATTGGGAATGATCTTGGAATTCCTATAGAAATTATCCCTGGGGATGATGAGGCGCGAGTTTCTTTTCAAGGGGCAACTCTGGGGCTCTCGCCCAAGCATCGACGTATGATTATTGATATCGGCGGAGGCTCAACGGAGCTAATCGTTGGCAAGGATCAACGCATCGAAGAGAAAATAAGTTTTGATATCGGTGGCGTGCGATTGACTGAAAGATTCATCACGCAGCAGCCGGTTCCTTTAGTGGATCAGAAAAATCTGGAAGAATATATTCAGACAACGACAGAAAGATATCTTCAAAAACTTCAGACCATTGAGATTGAAGAGGTCATCGCCGTTGCGGGAACGCCGACGTCTATTGCGGCCATTGAGCTTGGTGGCTTTGATGCCATGAAGATTGATAGCTATGACTTTCCGGTAGAGCGTTTAGATTACTGGAAGAATATCTTCGCAACGACAACAGTCGAGGAAAAAAAGACTCGGTATCAACTTGGTGGTCGTGCTGATATCATTTTTGCAGGAACAGCAATTTTGTCGGCTGTGCTTCATAATTTGAAAATGAAATCATTCAGAGTCTCTACGAAAGGTGTTCGCTATGGTGTTGCAATGGAGATTTTTAGACGCTTTAAAGTTTAA
- the rho gene encoding transcription termination factor Rho (COG1158 Transcription termination factor), whose amino-acid sequence MSEPKDSQGVEVVKKRTRVKASPTAEETKAKSEDTGSSSAPSPAENNSPAAAASAPSPESTPEAATAAAPTEQQQQNQRMDRPQRREFRPNNRDNRDNRDRNNGGRGGHRHDRNDSRRDFRNDRHDKYRDEGQPQGDDGHSNPPVQTQEVDLADIQLTDEEKTWLSSKDLKSKNITQLTELATKLKIENAAGMRRQDMIFEILKRAAKLGQDIYGSGVLEILPDGYGFLRSPDYNYLPGPDDIYVSPSQIRRFGLRTGDTVTGTVRPPKEGERYFALLKVDSLNFETTEKGKDKILFDNLTPLYPNERLKLEHTPSDYTTRVVDLMAPLGKGQRALIVAPPRTGKTVLMQQIANAITTNHPEVKLIVLLIDERPEEVTDMQRTVKGEVVSSTFDEPPTRHVQVAEMVIEKAKRLVEHKHDVVILLDSITRLARAYNTVVPPSGKILSGGVDSNALHKPKRFFGAARNIEEGGSLTIIATALIDTGSRMDEVIFEEFKGTGNAEIHLDRKLMEKRIFPCMDINKSGTRKEDLLVEKADLNRLWILRKVLAPMNVVDAMEFLLDKVENTKTNADFLKAMSGPT is encoded by the coding sequence TTGTCTGAACCTAAAGATTCACAAGGCGTAGAAGTCGTTAAAAAACGCACGCGAGTTAAAGCGAGTCCAACGGCAGAAGAGACTAAAGCCAAAAGCGAAGACACTGGCAGCTCATCAGCCCCAAGCCCTGCAGAAAACAACTCCCCAGCCGCAGCAGCCTCAGCCCCATCTCCGGAAAGTACTCCAGAAGCCGCAACAGCCGCAGCACCTACTGAACAACAGCAACAAAATCAAAGAATGGATCGCCCGCAACGCCGCGAGTTCAGACCTAATAATCGTGATAACAGAGATAATAGAGATAGAAATAACGGTGGTCGCGGTGGTCACAGACACGATCGCAACGATTCTCGCCGTGATTTCAGAAATGATCGCCACGATAAATATCGCGATGAAGGTCAACCGCAAGGTGATGATGGTCACTCAAACCCTCCTGTGCAAACACAAGAGGTGGATCTTGCTGATATTCAGCTGACAGACGAAGAAAAAACATGGCTATCGTCAAAAGATCTTAAATCTAAAAACATCACGCAACTAACTGAGCTTGCAACAAAGCTAAAAATCGAAAACGCCGCAGGTATGCGCCGTCAAGATATGATCTTTGAGATCTTAAAACGTGCCGCAAAGCTTGGCCAAGATATCTATGGATCGGGTGTTTTAGAAATCCTTCCAGATGGATACGGATTCTTAAGATCTCCTGACTATAACTATCTTCCAGGACCGGATGATATTTATGTAAGCCCATCGCAAATTCGCCGTTTTGGCTTAAGAACGGGCGACACTGTTACGGGAACGGTACGTCCTCCAAAAGAGGGCGAGAGATATTTTGCACTTTTAAAAGTTGATTCGCTGAATTTCGAAACAACTGAAAAAGGAAAAGATAAAATTCTTTTCGACAACTTAACTCCTCTATATCCAAATGAGAGACTTAAGCTTGAGCATACTCCTAGTGACTACACGACTCGCGTTGTTGATTTGATGGCGCCACTTGGAAAAGGTCAAAGAGCGTTGATCGTTGCTCCGCCAAGAACAGGTAAAACTGTTTTAATGCAGCAAATTGCTAACGCCATTACGACAAATCATCCTGAGGTAAAGCTGATTGTTCTATTGATCGATGAACGCCCTGAGGAAGTCACCGACATGCAAAGAACTGTGAAAGGCGAAGTTGTTTCATCAACGTTTGATGAGCCACCTACACGTCACGTTCAGGTTGCAGAGATGGTTATCGAAAAAGCAAAACGTCTTGTGGAGCATAAGCATGACGTGGTGATCCTTCTGGATTCAATCACTCGTTTGGCGCGCGCTTACAATACGGTTGTTCCTCCATCAGGTAAGATCTTATCGGGGGGTGTGGATTCTAATGCTCTTCACAAACCGAAGCGTTTCTTTGGTGCTGCCAGAAACATTGAAGAGGGTGGTTCTTTAACAATCATCGCAACGGCTCTTATCGATACCGGATCGCGTATGGATGAAGTTATCTTTGAGGAATTTAAAGGTACTGGTAATGCGGAGATTCATTTGGATCGTAAGCTTATGGAAAAACGTATCTTCCCTTGCATGGACATCAATAAATCAGGCACTCGTAAAGAGGACCTTCTTGTAGAAAAAGCAGATCTAAACCGCCTGTGGATTCTAAGAAAAGTTCTAGCGCCGATGAACGTTGTTGATGCGATGGAGTTCTTGTTAGATAAAGTTGAAAACACGAAGACAAATGCGGATTTCTTGAAAGCGATGTCTGGACCTACATAA
- a CDS encoding hypothetical protein (COG1430 Uncharacterized conserved protein): MVLQWRFLDALKFKSFAFVFLSLFIVQFASAKESFEKKKIQLGSKTLVVEVAQTPAQFEQGLMGRESLEKDSGMLFIFPNEQTRFFWMKNTLIDLSIAFFNKKGELINIQEMKSGKGVSDHDLPSYASEKPAMYALEMESGWFARNKIKAGVKMKILKSN; the protein is encoded by the coding sequence ATGGTGTTGCAATGGAGATTTTTAGACGCTTTAAAGTTTAAATCTTTTGCGTTCGTTTTTTTAAGTCTATTTATTGTTCAATTTGCCTCTGCCAAAGAATCCTTTGAAAAAAAGAAGATCCAGCTTGGAAGCAAGACTTTAGTCGTAGAAGTGGCCCAGACCCCTGCTCAGTTCGAGCAAGGTCTTATGGGACGAGAGTCCTTAGAGAAGGACTCGGGTATGCTGTTTATTTTTCCTAACGAGCAAACACGATTCTTTTGGATGAAGAACACACTAATTGATTTATCTATCGCCTTCTTTAATAAAAAAGGTGAGCTCATCAATATCCAAGAAATGAAATCTGGAAAGGGCGTGTCGGACCACGACCTGCCCTCTTACGCCAGCGAAAAACCGGCGATGTATGCCCTTGAAATGGAATCAGGCTGGTTCGCAAGAAACAAAATCAAAGCCGGCGTGAAGATGAAGATCCTCAAATCCAATTAA
- a CDS encoding glutamyl-tRNA(Gln) amidotransferase (subunit C) (COG0721 Asp-tRNAAsn/Glu-tRNAGln amidotransferase C subunit), whose amino-acid sequence MIDKSQIEHIANLARLKISEEEAQSYSEQLSKALAHFEKISQVPTEGVEPLVTPTEIEAFWREDEVQKEFTAEEMLQNAPSRVGNLFKVPPAI is encoded by the coding sequence GTGATCGACAAAAGTCAAATCGAGCATATTGCAAATTTAGCTCGACTAAAAATTTCAGAAGAAGAAGCTCAGTCCTATAGCGAGCAACTAAGTAAGGCTTTGGCACACTTTGAAAAAATCAGCCAAGTACCAACAGAGGGCGTAGAGCCTCTTGTGACACCAACAGAAATTGAAGCTTTCTGGCGCGAAGATGAAGTTCAAAAAGAATTCACGGCAGAAGAAATGTTACAGAACGCGCCTTCACGCGTTGGCAATCTATTTAAAGTGCCACCGGCAATTTAA
- a CDS encoding hypothetical protein (COG2036 Histones H3 and H4): MADVLVVTSKVKKLIKEKGEMNTSAETIDVLSKAIEQLCLKGVESAKADGRKTVMARDIVIDHL, from the coding sequence ATGGCAGACGTACTTGTAGTAACTAGCAAAGTAAAAAAACTCATCAAAGAAAAAGGCGAAATGAACACTTCCGCTGAAACTATTGACGTGCTTAGCAAGGCTATTGAGCAACTATGCTTAAAAGGTGTTGAAAGCGCTAAAGCGGATGGCCGTAAAACAGTAATGGCTCGTGATATCGTTATCGATCACCTTTAA
- a CDS encoding glutamyl-tRNA(Gln) amidotransferase, A subunit (COG0154 Asp-tRNAAsn/Glu-tRNAGln amidotransferase A subunit and related amidases), with protein sequence MDLTHASISEIAEAVRSKKVSAKEVAQHFKGRIETLDKQLNSFTTINENALKEAEIIDAKIAKGENVGALAGVPFGLKEMFCTKGLRTTAGSKMLENFVPPYDATVVKRLKDAGIVIMGKLNQDEFAMGSSNETSYHGAAKNPWNLDCVPGGSSGGSAAAQSARLVAGTLGTDTGGSIRQPSNFCGIVGVKPTYGRVSRYGIVSYASSLDQAGPMVSTVKDAALTMEVISGFDEMDSTTSQRAVPQWSKDLTANVKGLKIGLMKEYSSAGIHPDVQKTVDKAVETLKSMGAEIIEVSVPLVEHAVPVYYLVSASEASSNLAKYDGVKFGYRANFENLSAISLDEFYGRNRGEGFGSEVKRRIMLGTYCLSAGSYDAYFRKAGQVRRLITNQFMDVFSKCDVVLSAVTTAPAFKIGERSSDPLTMYLNDIFTTSTNLAGLPGMSVPFGMSEQGLPIGVQLTAGHFEEQKMLNVACALEGASDVKGKRPHVI encoded by the coding sequence GTGGATTTAACACACGCATCTATATCTGAAATCGCAGAAGCTGTTCGATCAAAAAAGGTCAGTGCCAAAGAAGTTGCGCAGCACTTCAAGGGCCGTATTGAGACTTTGGATAAGCAGTTAAACTCATTCACAACAATCAATGAGAATGCTTTAAAAGAAGCTGAAATTATCGACGCTAAAATAGCAAAAGGTGAAAATGTGGGGGCTCTTGCGGGAGTTCCTTTCGGCCTTAAAGAAATGTTTTGCACGAAGGGTCTACGCACGACTGCTGGATCGAAAATGTTAGAAAACTTTGTTCCACCTTATGACGCCACAGTTGTTAAGCGTCTCAAGGATGCGGGCATCGTTATTATGGGAAAACTTAATCAAGATGAATTTGCAATGGGCTCTTCAAACGAGACCTCATATCATGGGGCTGCAAAGAATCCGTGGAATCTTGATTGTGTTCCTGGAGGAAGCTCAGGTGGTTCTGCCGCTGCACAATCAGCACGACTAGTTGCTGGAACTTTGGGAACTGATACGGGTGGGTCTATTCGTCAACCGTCTAACTTCTGCGGTATTGTAGGAGTGAAGCCTACATATGGCCGTGTGAGCCGTTATGGTATTGTTTCTTATGCTTCTTCATTGGATCAAGCTGGTCCGATGGTAAGCACTGTGAAAGATGCCGCACTTACAATGGAAGTGATTTCAGGTTTTGACGAAATGGATTCTACGACCAGTCAAAGAGCAGTTCCTCAGTGGAGCAAAGATTTAACTGCGAACGTTAAGGGATTGAAAATCGGCTTGATGAAGGAATACTCGTCAGCGGGAATTCACCCTGACGTGCAAAAAACTGTAGATAAAGCTGTAGAGACTTTGAAATCTATGGGTGCAGAAATTATCGAAGTTTCTGTTCCGTTAGTAGAACACGCCGTACCGGTTTATTATTTGGTTTCAGCTAGTGAAGCCTCTTCTAACTTAGCAAAGTATGATGGTGTCAAGTTTGGTTACCGTGCAAACTTTGAAAATCTATCAGCTATCAGCCTTGATGAATTCTATGGAAGAAATCGTGGCGAAGGATTTGGCTCTGAAGTTAAACGTCGAATCATGTTGGGAACATATTGTCTTTCCGCAGGATCTTATGACGCTTACTTTAGAAAAGCAGGACAAGTGCGCCGCTTGATCACAAATCAATTCATGGATGTATTCTCAAAGTGTGATGTTGTCCTAAGTGCTGTGACAACGGCGCCAGCATTTAAAATTGGCGAGCGCTCTTCAGATCCATTGACGATGTACTTGAATGACATCTTCACGACTTCGACGAATTTAGCAGGTCTGCCAGGAATGAGCGTTCCTTTTGGAATGTCTGAGCAAGGCTTGCCAATCGGCGTGCAGCTGACGGCGGGTCACTTTGAAGAACAAAAAATGCTGAATGTTGCTTGCGCTCTTGAGGGTGCTTCAGACGTGAAAGGAAAGCGTCCACATGTTATATAG
- the gatB gene encoding aspartyl/glutamyl-tRNA amidotransferase subunit B (COG0064 Asp-tRNAAsn/Glu-tRNAGln amidotransferase B subunit (PET112 homolog)), with translation MLYRGYEAVIGIEIHVQLSTATKMFCADSTAFDAGDNENTSPISVGMPGTLPTLNKKAVEYSIKTGLALGCEIRKKSVFARKNYFYPDLSKGYQVSQHDEPICENGSVTFKVDGVEKTVTISRAHMEEDAGKSNHHGEYTLINYNRAGIPLLEIVTGPDLRTPAEAAEYGRTIRQIVRYLDVCDGNLEEGSMRCDCNVSVRKPGEKFGTRVEIKNINSFRFVEKAIEFEIDRQIDAIESGEKINQETRLWDPDKNRTVAMRAKEDAQDYRYFPEPDLMPVIVTEAMLTKYRNELPELPRARAFRFQESHGLPEYDALVLTAEKALADFYEETAKVSGNFKASSNWVMTEVLRELNQANLDVLSSPIKPAQLGQMIALIDKGTISGKIAKTVFLEMWQSGKDPEVIVKEKGLVQISDPAAIEKIIDEVLAANAQNVEDHKTGKKKNLFGFFVGAVMKASKGQANPELVNKILLEKLK, from the coding sequence ATGTTATATAGAGGTTATGAAGCTGTTATTGGTATCGAGATCCACGTTCAACTAAGTACAGCAACAAAGATGTTCTGCGCAGATTCGACAGCGTTCGATGCCGGAGATAATGAAAATACATCTCCGATCAGCGTTGGTATGCCAGGGACGCTGCCGACGTTAAACAAGAAGGCAGTAGAGTATTCAATCAAGACCGGTCTTGCATTGGGCTGTGAAATTCGCAAAAAATCCGTATTTGCGCGTAAGAATTATTTCTATCCAGATTTATCCAAGGGTTATCAGGTTTCTCAACACGATGAACCTATCTGTGAAAATGGCTCCGTGACTTTTAAAGTCGACGGTGTTGAAAAGACTGTAACTATTTCTCGTGCTCATATGGAAGAAGATGCGGGTAAATCAAATCATCATGGTGAATACACGCTGATCAATTATAATCGCGCGGGAATTCCTTTGCTTGAGATTGTGACGGGACCAGATCTACGAACTCCAGCAGAAGCGGCCGAGTACGGTCGTACGATTCGTCAGATTGTGCGTTACTTGGATGTTTGTGATGGAAACCTCGAAGAGGGCTCTATGCGCTGCGATTGCAACGTCTCTGTTCGTAAGCCAGGCGAAAAATTTGGAACAAGAGTAGAGATTAAGAATATCAATTCCTTTAGATTCGTTGAAAAGGCGATTGAGTTTGAAATTGATAGACAGATTGATGCTATTGAATCAGGTGAAAAGATCAATCAAGAGACTCGACTTTGGGATCCAGATAAAAATCGCACCGTAGCGATGCGTGCAAAAGAAGATGCTCAAGATTATAGATATTTCCCAGAGCCAGATCTTATGCCTGTCATTGTGACAGAGGCGATGCTTACTAAATATCGCAATGAACTGCCTGAGCTTCCAAGAGCGCGTGCATTTAGATTTCAAGAGTCCCACGGACTTCCAGAATATGATGCTTTAGTTTTAACTGCAGAAAAAGCTTTGGCTGATTTCTATGAAGAGACTGCAAAGGTATCTGGAAACTTCAAAGCTTCTTCAAACTGGGTGATGACAGAAGTTCTTCGTGAATTAAATCAGGCGAACCTAGATGTTTTAAGCTCCCCTATTAAGCCGGCGCAGCTTGGACAGATGATTGCCTTGATTGATAAAGGAACGATCTCTGGAAAGATTGCAAAGACTGTATTCCTTGAAATGTGGCAATCAGGAAAAGATCCTGAGGTTATTGTTAAGGAAAAAGGTCTTGTACAGATTTCTGATCCGGCAGCGATCGAGAAAATTATCGATGAAGTCTTAGCAGCCAACGCGCAAAACGTTGAAGATCACAAAACGGGTAAGAAAAAGAATCTTTTTGGATTCTTTGTTGGTGCTGTGATGAAAGCTTCTAAGGGTCAGGCGAATCCCGAGCTTGTGAACAAGATTCTTTTGGAAAAATTGAAGTAA
- a CDS encoding hypothetical protein (COG1652 Uncharacterized protein containing LysM domain), protein MIKKLAILLACFGLAFQVTSCTSKNNQSDSDIAADMDAADLERLEGDDALEIAADDSLLSDHLPEDALGETHTDTSLADTTPSMDVADVGDSLPADPFAETTETTPSYTESTPSYSADSYASSETATSVADNSTTFVDNEAPAPKVNIPLQKVAAEPWKVGKSWFNTVYFARPGDTLAGISEKIYGSDRTSELKRGNPTYASREVRPGDKVYYNSPNRPDDNAKVLTYFEDNGMTPEVYVAQSGDNIRTLSKDLLGYDGAWKEVWSSNTVDSKGALQAGTELRYWRSAGGAAMAQNNQQQAPTEDYSQRQEVVGSIPPPPAQDAYQDQYMNQGEDYSQQAQGDIPPPPMPEMDHGDMAPPPPPPSDYAYDNNMAPPPPPPVESINPPAPPQQHLAEDTTGVDNDSTMVLGIVGIAAAGLAALVVIRKKRRQRELEQQAMDNTHVGT, encoded by the coding sequence ATGATAAAAAAACTCGCAATCTTATTAGCGTGCTTCGGCCTAGCCTTCCAGGTGACGAGCTGTACTTCTAAGAATAATCAAAGCGATTCTGATATCGCCGCTGATATGGATGCTGCTGATTTAGAAAGACTTGAGGGTGATGACGCTCTTGAGATCGCAGCCGATGATTCTCTTTTGAGTGATCACCTTCCAGAAGACGCTCTTGGCGAAACTCACACTGACACTTCTCTAGCAGATACGACTCCTTCTATGGATGTGGCGGATGTTGGTGATTCTTTGCCAGCAGATCCGTTTGCGGAAACGACAGAGACAACTCCATCTTATACAGAGAGCACACCTTCTTATTCTGCTGATAGCTATGCCTCTTCTGAAACAGCAACATCTGTAGCCGATAACTCGACAACATTTGTTGATAACGAAGCCCCGGCTCCAAAAGTGAATATCCCCTTGCAAAAAGTCGCAGCTGAGCCTTGGAAAGTTGGAAAGAGCTGGTTTAATACAGTTTACTTCGCTCGCCCAGGCGATACTCTTGCAGGAATCAGCGAAAAAATTTATGGTTCAGATCGCACTTCAGAATTGAAGCGTGGTAACCCAACATACGCATCTCGTGAAGTACGTCCTGGAGATAAAGTTTATTACAACTCTCCAAATCGTCCAGACGACAATGCTAAGGTTTTAACTTATTTCGAAGACAACGGCATGACACCTGAAGTTTACGTAGCTCAATCAGGTGATAATATTCGTACACTTTCAAAAGATCTTTTAGGCTACGATGGGGCTTGGAAAGAAGTTTGGTCAAGCAATACGGTTGATTCCAAAGGCGCACTTCAAGCGGGAACTGAGCTTCGTTACTGGAGAAGTGCTGGCGGTGCTGCAATGGCACAGAACAATCAACAGCAAGCTCCAACTGAAGACTACTCTCAGAGACAAGAGGTTGTAGGATCTATTCCTCCTCCACCAGCGCAAGATGCATATCAAGATCAGTATATGAATCAAGGTGAAGATTACTCTCAGCAGGCTCAAGGTGATATTCCACCACCGCCGATGCCAGAGATGGATCATGGAGATATGGCTCCGCCACCGCCACCTCCGTCTGACTATGCATATGATAACAACATGGCTCCACCACCACCGCCACCAGTTGAATCGATCAATCCGCCAGCGCCTCCGCAGCAGCATTTAGCGGAAGATACGACGGGCGTGGACAATGATTCCACAATGGTTCTAGGAATTGTTGGGATTGCGGCAGCTGGCTTAGCAGCTCTAGTTGTGATTCGTAAGAAGCGCAGACAAAGAGAGCTTGAGCAGCAAGCAATGGATAACACTCACGTAGGTACATAA
- a CDS encoding DNA ligase (COG0272 NAD-dependent DNA ligase (contains BRCT domain type II)) — protein MSKKRHEELKKIISHHDYQYHVLDQPQISDHEYDMLFAELIKLESASPEKLDLSNSPSQRVGASPLSAFEKAAHRLPMLSLSNSFSDEDIYDFNERVQKGLNTQETIEYLCEPKFDGLSLELVYENGTLTKAITRGDGTIGEDVTQNAKTIRNIPLLLNTDNPPSLLEVRGEVLMLKKDFAVLNEAQQESGLPVFANPRNAAAGSVRQLDSKITANRPLRFFGYALGAFEGITLSSQNEVQEYFSKIGIPTLSGKIKKELLKICNGPEEITQYFKKVEEIRRELDFDIDGVVIKVNSLALQEDLGMVARSPRWATAAKFKPEQGQTTIEDIIVQVGRTGALTPVAIMAPVKVGGVTITNATLHNQDEIDRKDIRIGDTVIIQRAGDVIPEVVSVVLEKRPKSSLKFTIPNECPVCHEPVQKIEGEVVTRCVNPLCTALITESLKHFVGRRAMNLDKVGDKIIEALVQSKLLKRFSDFYRLTKEDILSLGRQGDKSSENILNSIEQSKKTTLSRLIFALGIRFVGEQTAKSLADHFLTIDAFLAAEPEEILKVPDVGGKVQESITTWLNNEELTNDVREMLNLGVEIEAPKRSTEGALLGKTFLITGTLPVKRDEAKDLIEENGGKILSSVSSKLDYLVAGDDPGSKVEKAQAKNIPILSWDDLLNLIQS, from the coding sequence ATGTCCAAAAAGCGCCACGAAGAGTTAAAAAAGATCATCAGCCATCATGATTACCAATACCACGTACTGGATCAGCCTCAGATTTCAGATCATGAATATGATATGCTTTTTGCCGAGCTAATAAAATTAGAATCAGCAAGTCCCGAGAAGCTAGACCTTAGCAACTCTCCTAGCCAACGCGTAGGGGCAAGCCCTTTAAGTGCCTTTGAAAAAGCCGCCCATCGTCTTCCAATGCTTTCCTTATCCAACAGCTTTAGCGATGAGGATATTTATGACTTTAACGAGCGCGTTCAAAAGGGTCTTAACACCCAAGAGACCATTGAATATCTGTGTGAACCCAAGTTTGATGGGCTTTCCCTTGAGCTCGTCTATGAAAATGGAACCCTTACCAAGGCCATCACTCGTGGCGATGGCACCATCGGCGAAGATGTTACGCAGAATGCTAAAACCATTCGCAATATCCCTCTGCTTTTAAATACTGACAATCCTCCAAGTTTGCTAGAGGTACGCGGTGAAGTGCTTATGTTAAAAAAGGACTTTGCCGTGCTTAATGAGGCTCAACAAGAAAGCGGCCTCCCAGTTTTTGCCAACCCTCGAAATGCAGCAGCAGGATCTGTACGTCAGCTCGATTCAAAAATCACGGCCAACCGACCTCTGCGCTTTTTCGGTTATGCTCTAGGAGCTTTTGAGGGGATCACTCTTTCTAGTCAGAATGAAGTTCAAGAATACTTTAGCAAGATAGGAATCCCCACTCTTTCGGGCAAAATAAAAAAAGAACTTCTTAAAATTTGTAACGGCCCTGAAGAGATCACTCAGTACTTCAAAAAAGTGGAGGAGATTCGCAGAGAGCTTGATTTTGATATCGACGGCGTGGTCATTAAAGTAAACAGTCTCGCACTCCAAGAAGATCTTGGCATGGTCGCACGTAGTCCGCGATGGGCGACGGCTGCGAAATTCAAACCAGAACAGGGTCAAACAACAATTGAGGATATTATTGTTCAAGTTGGTCGCACTGGCGCCCTTACGCCCGTTGCAATTATGGCTCCGGTTAAGGTTGGCGGCGTTACGATTACAAATGCCACCCTTCACAATCAAGATGAAATAGATCGTAAAGATATTCGCATCGGAGACACAGTCATCATTCAGCGCGCTGGAGATGTGATCCCTGAAGTTGTCTCTGTGGTTCTAGAAAAAAGACCTAAAAGCAGCCTTAAGTTTACTATCCCTAATGAGTGCCCAGTCTGCCATGAGCCTGTTCAAAAAATCGAAGGCGAAGTGGTCACTCGCTGTGTAAATCCCCTTTGTACGGCCCTCATCACCGAATCCCTTAAACACTTCGTCGGCCGTCGGGCAATGAATCTTGATAAGGTTGGTGATAAGATCATCGAAGCCCTCGTGCAGAGTAAACTACTCAAAAGATTCTCTGATTTTTATCGCCTTACCAAGGAAGACATCCTGAGCCTGGGGCGCCAAGGAGACAAGTCTTCCGAAAACATCCTCAATAGCATCGAACAGAGTAAAAAAACGACACTGTCACGTTTGATCTTTGCCCTGGGTATTCGCTTTGTTGGAGAACAAACAGCAAAGAGCCTTGCAGATCACTTTTTAACCATTGATGCTTTTCTTGCGGCGGAACCTGAAGAGATCCTCAAAGTTCCTGATGTCGGCGGAAAAGTTCAAGAGTCCATTACAACGTGGCTAAATAATGAAGAGCTGACCAACGATGTCCGAGAGATGCTGAACTTAGGAGTTGAGATTGAAGCTCCTAAGCGTTCCACTGAGGGTGCACTTCTTGGAAAAACGTTCCTCATCACAGGCACTCTTCCCGTTAAAAGAGATGAGGCAAAAGATCTCATTGAAGAAAATGGCGGAAAGATTCTAAGCTCTGTATCTTCAAAGTTAGACTATCTCGTGGCGGGAGATGATCCGGGATCTAAGGTAGAAAAAGCTCAAGCTAAAAACATCCCTATTCTTTCATGGGATGATCTCTTAAATTTGATTCAGTCTTAA
- a CDS encoding 50S ribosomal protein L31 (COG0254 Ribosomal protein L31): protein MKQNLHPKVNTVVFKDISCDYQFLGTSTLHSSETVKWEDGKEYPLIKVEISSASHPFFTGKQRVMDTEGRIDRFNKRYGKK from the coding sequence ATGAAACAAAACCTACATCCCAAAGTAAATACAGTAGTATTTAAAGATATTTCTTGTGACTACCAGTTCTTAGGAACTTCAACTCTTCACTCTAGCGAGACTGTTAAATGGGAAGATGGTAAAGAATATCCTTTGATCAAAGTTGAGATCTCTTCTGCGTCTCACCCTTTCTTCACTGGCAAACAGCGTGTAATGGATACTGAAGGTCGTATCGACCGTTTCAACAAACGTTACGGCAAAAAGTAG